The DNA window CATCCACTTCGCGGACGTGCCCCCCGGGCAGGCGAAGTACATCATGTGCACCCGCGGCGCGGTCCTGGACGTGATCGTCGACATCCGCGTCGGCTCCCCGACCTTCGGCCAGTGGCAGGGCGTCCGCCTCGGCGAGGACAACCGCAAGGCGGTGTACGTCTCCGAAGGCCTCGGCCACGGCTTCTGCGCCCTCACCGACGACGCGACGCTGACCTACCTCTGCTCGGCCACCTACAACCCGGGCCACGAGCACGGCATCCACCCGCTGGACGCCGAACTCGGCATCGACTGGCCGGCCGAGGTGCCGCAGCTGTCGGAGCGGGACCTGAAGTCGCCGTCGCTGGCGGAGGCGAAGGACAGCGGCCTGCTGCCGGACTACGCGGCTTGTGTGGGGTACACGAAGAGCCTGGGGTAGCGGCACCGGCTCCCCACCGGAGCCGGCAGAACGCCAACCGGGACAACAGAAAACACTTCGGCCCGGGACGTGGTTTTCGCCGCGGTCCCGGGCCGTTTCGTTGCGACTACAGCTGATTACAGTTGACTACAGCTGACTGCCTAGCGCACCGCGGCGAAGATCACGCCGCCGATGACAATGAGCAGGAACACCCCGCCGAGGATCAGCCACAGCGACTTGTTCGACATGGGCTCCTGGCCCGGCCGGTAGCCGCCGTAGATGTTGCGGTACGGACCCGACTCCGCCTTGCCCTGGCCCACCAGGTAGGCGTGCGCCGTCATGCGGGCACCGAACTTCTTGCCGATCTTCTCGGCCGCCGCGACGTCGCCGTCGTCGTGCGTGTAGTTCGCGCGGTTCAGGATGATGGCGAGCAGGGCGTCCACCTCGTCGGCCTGGGCGTCACCGCGCGCGGCCCACTCGTCGAGCTTGGCGATCGGGTAGCCCCAGTCCTCGAGCCGGTCGCGCTTGGTCCCGCCGAGGTTCGCCAGCCGCTGCCTGACCTCGGCGGTGGCGGCCGTCGGCCGGGTCGGGTTCAACTCCCTGCTCATGCACTCATTCCTAACGAGACGGTCGATATCAGCCGGAAGACACCCAGGAGAAGTTACCCCCGGGCACGCCGTTGGCACCCAGCGGGGTGTTGGACTTCAGCCAGGCCAGCCCGTCGTCGTTGCCCAGGTTGGTGATCGGGCTCTTGTCGTTCCACCCGGGCTGGGTGGTCAGATTGGTCATGTTTGCCCAGCCCATGGCCAATGGCACAGTACCCCACGCGATGTAGCGGGCCTTGGCGCCGGTGGACATCATCGTGGTCGGGTACTTCGCGACGCCGTCCTTGACCGCGCCCCAGGCTCCCAGGTCCTTGATGTTGGCGGCGCCGTCCTTCATGCCCTGCACGTACAGCTTCGGGTTCACCGCGGCCTTGGCCATCTCGGTGTAGCGGCCCAGCCCGCTCTCCGGCAGCTCCGCCATCAGCCCCTTGGCGGCCTTCGCCATCTTCGTGGCCTTCATCCCGGTGATGCCGACGGCCTCGCCCGCCTTGGCGGCGCGCAGGGCCTTGGTCATGCCGCTGGCCCCCTTGAGACCGTTGTAGATCTCGAAGAACTTCGAGCCCTTCGCGACGTCCCCGAGCAGCCGCCCCGCACCGCCGGACAGCACGCCCAGCACGTCGATCCCGACGTCCAGCCACGTGCCCCGGCCGTCCAGCGCATTGATCACATCACAGCCCAGCGCCACCACCGAGGCGATCATCGCCGCCGCGCCCAGCAGTTCGCCGACGACCGGCACCCAGCTCAGCGCCAGGGCCAGCACGCCCAGGATGCCGGCGATCGCGCCGGCCCAGTGGCCGACGATCTGCGCGAAGTCCTCGATGCCGTGCAGGGCGTCGCTGGCGATGTCGCCGACCTTGTCCCAGAACCCGTCCTTGAGGCCGTCGTGGTTGTAGGCGTTCACGATGGCGTCGGCGAACTTGTTCGCCTGGCTGTCGCGGAA is part of the Catenulispora sp. EB89 genome and encodes:
- the rfbC gene encoding dTDP-4-dehydrorhamnose 3,5-epimerase, with amino-acid sequence MDIAPLSIEGAWEITPRLHGDPRGLFTEWYRFDHLAEAVGHPLDLRQGNLSVSAAGVVRGIHFADVPPGQAKYIMCTRGAVLDVIVDIRVGSPTFGQWQGVRLGEDNRKAVYVSEGLGHGFCALTDDATLTYLCSATYNPGHEHGIHPLDAELGIDWPAEVPQLSERDLKSPSLAEAKDSGLLPDYAACVGYTKSLG
- a CDS encoding putative T7SS-secreted protein; the encoded protein is MAIDWDHEVYNSGDNIPGDPGQVTALGKNYRDTADAIRQQAANLRNLVNGQGWDSDSGREFQSMVGDTADKLDKAFSRYDAAAGALGTDQGSLGNWAGSLAHAQDMAKAAINKGREAQANSRSAQGQIDAHNQAQAKQPPPPPGTPPPTGPDPVLTKLNGQKAGFDGDLAQAEKDLQAARDFRDSQANKFADAIVNAYNHDGLKDGFWDKVGDIASDALHGIEDFAQIVGHWAGAIAGILGVLALALSWVPVVGELLGAAAMIASVVALGCDVINALDGRGTWLDVGIDVLGVLSGGAGRLLGDVAKGSKFFEIYNGLKGASGMTKALRAAKAGEAVGITGMKATKMAKAAKGLMAELPESGLGRYTEMAKAAVNPKLYVQGMKDGAANIKDLGAWGAVKDGVAKYPTTMMSTGAKARYIAWGTVPLAMGWANMTNLTTQPGWNDKSPITNLGNDDGLAWLKSNTPLGANGVPGGNFSWVSSG